A genome region from Halorussus pelagicus includes the following:
- a CDS encoding acyl-CoA thioesterase, translating into MSDYSFTHDVDVRYRDLDTMEHVNNAVYANYFEQARVAYFEEVLDVPLREIESVLASLEIDFRRPVEIDHDVTVAMRVPELGESSMPMEYEVRADGEVAATGETVQVAVDRETKSSRPIPESWREDIRAFEGL; encoded by the coding sequence ATGAGCGATTACTCGTTTACTCACGACGTGGACGTTCGCTACCGCGACCTCGACACGATGGAGCACGTAAACAACGCCGTCTACGCTAATTACTTCGAGCAGGCCCGAGTGGCCTACTTCGAGGAAGTGCTGGACGTGCCGCTCCGCGAGATCGAGTCGGTGCTGGCCAGCCTCGAAATCGACTTCCGGCGACCGGTCGAGATAGACCACGACGTGACCGTTGCCATGCGCGTCCCGGAACTCGGCGAGAGTTCGATGCCGATGGAGTACGAAGTCCGGGCCGACGGCGAGGTCGCGGCCACCGGCGAGACGGTGCAGGTCGCGGTCGATAGGGAGACCAAATCCTCGCGGCCGATTCCGGAATCGTGGCGCGAGGATATTCGGGCGTTCGAGGGACTGTAG
- a CDS encoding sugar phosphate isomerase/epimerase family protein: protein MDIGVHTPPLYDQSLEDAMAYLHGIGVDAIEPGVGGHPGDTHLPREEFLGDDEKQNHLFDLLDEYEMRISALATHNNPLHPDDEIAEEADTELRETIELADQLDVDTVTCFSGLPAGSPNDETPNWVTAPWPDEHADAHRYQWEEVAVPYWSDLADHAAQFGVDVAIEMHPNMLVYEPSGMLHLREATNHHVGANFDPSHLYWQGIDVTDAIRFLGDHDAIHHVHAKDTKVYDANARIKGVLDTTPYDEEADRSWLFRSVGYGHGEDHWKDIVSTLRMVGYDGALSIEHEDSLTSSNEGLEKAVAMLQRAIFREQPGEAYWA from the coding sequence ATGGATATCGGCGTACACACACCGCCGCTGTACGACCAGTCGCTCGAAGACGCCATGGCGTATCTCCACGGCATCGGCGTTGACGCCATCGAACCCGGCGTCGGGGGCCATCCCGGAGACACCCACCTGCCCCGCGAGGAGTTTCTGGGCGACGACGAGAAACAGAACCACCTCTTCGACCTGCTTGACGAGTACGAGATGCGTATCTCCGCGCTGGCGACGCACAACAATCCGCTTCACCCCGACGACGAAATCGCTGAAGAGGCCGACACCGAACTCCGGGAGACCATCGAACTCGCCGACCAGTTGGACGTGGACACCGTGACCTGCTTCTCGGGGCTTCCCGCCGGAAGTCCCAACGACGAGACGCCCAACTGGGTCACGGCACCGTGGCCGGACGAACACGCCGACGCCCACCGGTACCAGTGGGAGGAAGTCGCCGTCCCCTACTGGTCGGACCTCGCCGACCACGCCGCACAATTCGGCGTCGATGTGGCCATCGAGATGCACCCGAACATGCTCGTCTACGAACCTTCCGGGATGCTCCACCTGCGCGAAGCGACGAACCACCACGTCGGCGCGAACTTCGACCCCTCGCACCTCTACTGGCAGGGTATCGACGTGACCGACGCCATTCGCTTTTTGGGCGACCACGACGCTATCCACCACGTCCACGCCAAGGACACTAAGGTCTACGACGCCAACGCCCGCATCAAGGGTGTCCTCGACACGACGCCCTACGACGAGGAGGCCGACCGCTCGTGGCTCTTCCGGTCGGTCGGCTACGGCCACGGCGAGGACCATTGGAAAGACATCGTGAGCACGCTCCGGATGGTTGGCTACGACGGTGCCCTGTCCATCGAACACGAGGACTCGCTGACCAGTTCCAACGAGGGTCTCGAAAAGGCCGTCGCCATGCTCCAGCGCGCCATCTTCCGCGAGCAACCCGGCGAGGCCTACTGGGCGTGA
- a CDS encoding DICT sensory domain-containing protein: MLCEFLDEAVSARRRITVFSPRPCESVESYFETRNVSVEYEPIPDDGSGGFVVLNVDGEFAGSAAMTSVRHLVSPTDADLEPGASEALRATMNLLAETTFVAFEKRHLLAASREFEDRAHRVGHGTLRTGFQSARALDAQRDVYEALATETLLDVHVYGDFDWTPDVPGVTVHAETAEEIGAFWFVVFDGGDDERQACALLAEETETDSETFRGFWTYDPELVADIDEYLKRTYR, encoded by the coding sequence ATGCTCTGTGAGTTTCTCGACGAGGCGGTCTCGGCGCGCAGACGCATCACGGTATTCTCGCCTCGGCCGTGTGAGTCGGTCGAGAGTTACTTCGAGACCCGGAACGTCTCCGTCGAGTACGAACCGATTCCGGACGACGGGAGCGGCGGATTCGTCGTCCTGAACGTGGACGGCGAGTTCGCCGGGAGCGCGGCCATGACTTCGGTGCGCCACCTCGTCTCGCCGACCGACGCGGACCTCGAACCCGGCGCGAGCGAGGCGCTGCGTGCGACGATGAACCTGCTCGCCGAGACCACGTTCGTCGCCTTCGAGAAGCGCCACCTGCTCGCGGCCAGTCGGGAGTTCGAAGACCGAGCGCACCGCGTCGGCCACGGCACGCTCCGAACTGGTTTTCAGTCGGCCCGCGCGTTGGACGCCCAGCGCGACGTGTACGAGGCGCTGGCCACCGAAACTCTGCTGGACGTACACGTCTACGGCGACTTCGACTGGACCCCGGACGTGCCGGGCGTGACCGTCCACGCCGAGACCGCCGAGGAAATCGGCGCGTTCTGGTTCGTCGTCTTCGACGGCGGCGACGACGAACGACAGGCCTGCGCGCTCCTCGCCGAGGAAACCGAGACCGACTCCGAGACGTTCCGAGGCTTCTGGACCTACGACCCGGAGCTAGTCGCGGACATCGACGAGTACCTGAAGCGAACCTACCGATAA
- a CDS encoding NUDIX domain-containing protein — MTDRHVRVSARGVVRRGEELLVARDRDPVTGESFCYLLGGGANFGEHTEEALHREFDEELGVALENVSSLETYEDVFTSGGETEHEVWRVYEADIAEAWPYEQSEFEGYEPEHDEVIECVWKSPSSFRDGGETLYPEPVVSDL, encoded by the coding sequence ATGACCGACCGACACGTCCGCGTCTCCGCCCGCGGGGTCGTCCGGCGCGGCGAGGAACTCCTCGTCGCGCGTGACCGAGACCCCGTTACCGGGGAGTCGTTCTGTTACCTCCTCGGCGGCGGAGCGAACTTCGGCGAACACACCGAGGAGGCGCTCCACCGAGAGTTCGACGAGGAATTGGGCGTCGCGCTAGAGAACGTCTCGTCCCTCGAAACCTACGAGGATGTGTTCACCTCCGGCGGGGAGACCGAACACGAAGTATGGCGGGTCTACGAGGCCGACATTGCGGAGGCGTGGCCCTACGAGCAGTCGGAGTTCGAGGGGTACGAACCCGAACACGACGAGGTCATCGAGTGCGTCTGGAAGTCACCGTCATCGTTCCGAGACGGTGGCGAGACGCTGTATCCCGAGCCAGTCGTCTCGGACCTGTAG
- a CDS encoding translation initiation factor eIF-2B translates to MIDETVEEIREMQTHSSSVVAVKAARALEDLRDREFASVEDFERDLERNSSALRRANPSHASLVTTQRAVVSMVEDNGAESVAEAKDALAEAVERVVEQVETAKRRAAENAMDFVEDGTTILTHDYSSTVLETIERAVSDGRYLTVYVTEARPRYLGRKTARVLAEMDRVDAHLVVDGASGHFLPECDRVLLGMDCIVEDTLYNRIGTFPLAATADNLDVPVTVVGSSAKLVGEGFRFENDFRSPSEVLLEPAEGFSVENPAYDATPTDLLDSVVTDEGIREF, encoded by the coding sequence ATGATAGACGAGACGGTCGAGGAGATTCGGGAGATGCAGACCCATAGCTCCTCCGTCGTCGCCGTGAAGGCCGCGCGCGCGCTGGAGGACCTGCGGGACCGCGAGTTCGCGTCGGTCGAGGACTTCGAGCGCGACCTCGAACGAAACTCCTCGGCGCTCCGGCGGGCAAACCCCTCCCACGCCTCGCTGGTGACGACCCAGCGCGCCGTCGTCTCGATGGTCGAGGACAACGGCGCGGAGTCGGTCGCCGAGGCCAAAGACGCGCTGGCCGAGGCCGTCGAGCGTGTGGTCGAGCAGGTCGAGACCGCCAAGCGCCGCGCCGCAGAGAACGCGATGGACTTCGTGGAGGACGGCACGACCATCCTGACCCACGACTACTCCTCGACGGTGTTGGAGACCATCGAGCGAGCGGTCTCGGACGGGCGCTACCTGACGGTGTACGTCACCGAGGCCCGACCGCGCTACCTCGGTCGGAAGACCGCCCGCGTCCTCGCGGAGATGGACCGCGTAGACGCCCACCTCGTCGTGGACGGGGCGAGCGGTCACTTCCTGCCCGAATGCGACCGCGTGCTGTTGGGGATGGACTGTATCGTCGAGGACACCCTCTACAACCGCATCGGCACGTTCCCGCTGGCCGCCACCGCGGACAACCTCGACGTGCCCGTCACGGTCGTCGGGTCCTCGGCCAAACTGGTCGGCGAGGGCTTCCGGTTCGAGAACGACTTCCGGTCGCCCAGCGAGGTCCTGCTCGAACCCGCGGAGGGTTTTTCCGTGGAGAACCCGGCCTACGACGCGACCCCAACCGACCTGCTCGATTCGGTCGTCACCGACGAGGGTATCCGGGAGTTCTGA
- a CDS encoding 50S ribosomal protein L37e, giving the protein MTGAGTPSQGKKNTTTHTKCRRCGEKSYHTKKKECSSCGFGKSAKRRDYEWQSKSGE; this is encoded by the coding sequence ATGACTGGCGCAGGTACCCCGAGCCAAGGGAAGAAGAACACGACGACCCACACGAAATGTCGTCGCTGTGGCGAGAAGTCGTATCACACGAAAAAGAAGGAGTGTTCGAGTTGCGGCTTTGGCAAGTCCGCCAAGCGCCGCGACTACGAGTGGCAGAGCAAGTCCGGCGAGTAA
- a CDS encoding helix-turn-helix domain-containing protein: MAKYSTGGSSGSGGGGACELCGTSSDSLTEANVAGAQLHVCSDCASSHNDNQQTKSEDDEKRERKRKAAQNTAKASGVYDGDSRHWEEEGTSYDDDPLPYLVSNYGELVEEARREEGLQRDELAEELDVPENDLLAVEQGRANQANVGGTLVEALEDRLDVQLAEE; this comes from the coding sequence ATGGCTAAGTATTCGACCGGCGGGTCGTCCGGCAGCGGTGGCGGCGGCGCGTGCGAACTCTGTGGCACGTCGAGTGATTCGCTGACCGAGGCCAACGTGGCCGGTGCGCAGTTGCACGTCTGTTCGGACTGTGCCTCCTCGCACAACGACAACCAGCAGACGAAGTCCGAGGACGACGAGAAGCGCGAGCGCAAGCGCAAGGCCGCCCAGAACACCGCGAAGGCCAGCGGCGTCTACGACGGCGACTCGCGCCACTGGGAGGAGGAAGGAACCAGCTACGACGACGACCCGCTCCCGTATCTGGTCTCGAACTACGGCGAACTCGTCGAGGAGGCACGACGCGAGGAGGGCCTTCAGCGTGACGAACTCGCCGAGGAACTCGACGTGCCCGAGAACGACCTGCTGGCCGTCGAGCAGGGCCGGGCGAATCAGGCCAACGTCGGTGGAACGCTCGTCGAGGCGCTCGAAGACCGCCTCGACGTGCAACTCGCCGAGGAGTAG
- a CDS encoding Gfo/Idh/MocA family protein, translated as MTLTVGVLGYRFMGKAHANALARLPMFFPDAPDVERHVLVGRDEDALADAAHRFGFDRTATDWADVVEEVDAFYNLGPNHVHAEPSIAALEAGTPVLSEKPLANDLDGAERMAEAAASAEVPTATAFNYRFVPALRYAKNLINDGELGEIRHFRGRYLQDWLVDPEEPWSWRNSKEMAGSGALGDLGAHTIDLARFLVGDVERVSGQLRTFVDERPVEGEADQTRPVTVDDAYSAQAELEGGVMATFEASRFADGHKNDHTIEIHGSEGSLRFSLERLNELEVLRDGNRGYETILVTDAEDPYVEHWWPPGHVLGWEHTFVHENYEFLSAVDSGGSADGYRPNFEDGLAVQMVLAAIQESDERGEWVPVE; from the coding sequence ATGACGCTCACGGTCGGAGTCCTCGGCTACCGGTTCATGGGGAAAGCCCACGCGAACGCCCTCGCGCGACTGCCGATGTTCTTCCCGGACGCGCCGGACGTAGAGCGCCACGTCCTCGTCGGCCGCGACGAGGACGCGCTCGCGGACGCCGCCCACCGGTTCGGCTTCGACCGCACCGCGACCGACTGGGCGGACGTGGTCGAGGAGGTGGACGCCTTCTACAACCTCGGGCCGAACCACGTCCACGCCGAACCGTCAATCGCCGCGCTGGAGGCTGGAACCCCGGTCCTCTCCGAGAAGCCGCTGGCCAACGACCTCGACGGCGCCGAGCGCATGGCCGAGGCCGCCGCGTCGGCCGAAGTGCCAACCGCGACGGCGTTCAACTACCGGTTCGTCCCGGCGCTCCGGTACGCCAAGAACCTCATCAACGACGGCGAACTCGGTGAGATTCGTCACTTCCGCGGGCGCTACTTGCAGGACTGGCTGGTGGACCCCGAGGAACCGTGGTCGTGGCGCAACAGCAAGGAGATGGCCGGGAGCGGTGCCTTGGGGGACCTCGGCGCGCACACCATCGACCTCGCGCGCTTTCTCGTCGGCGACGTGGAGCGCGTGTCGGGACAGCTCCGGACCTTCGTGGACGAGCGCCCGGTGGAGGGCGAGGCGGACCAAACCCGGCCCGTCACGGTGGACGACGCCTACTCCGCGCAGGCCGAACTGGAGGGCGGCGTGATGGCGACGTTCGAGGCCTCGCGGTTCGCCGACGGTCACAAGAACGACCACACAATCGAAATTCACGGCTCGGAGGGGAGCCTCCGGTTTTCGCTGGAACGCCTCAACGAACTGGAGGTCCTGCGCGACGGCAACCGGGGCTACGAGACGATTCTCGTCACGGACGCCGAGGACCCGTACGTCGAACACTGGTGGCCGCCGGGCCACGTCCTCGGGTGGGAACACACCTTCGTCCACGAGAACTACGAGTTCCTGTCGGCCGTCGATTCCGGGGGTTCGGCCGACGGCTACCGACCCAACTTCGAGGACGGTCTCGCGGTCCAGATGGTTCTGGCGGCGATTCAGGAGAGCGACGAGCGCGGCGAGTGGGTCCCGGTGGAGTGA
- a CDS encoding DUF7344 domain-containing protein → MADESTEADASELVNTVFETVSEDCRRYALYALSEWGESDLETLATVVAGWTQVNANSTAVVTPEDREAVLVALHHTHLPRLEREGFVRYDRETGRVELAEVPELLETVLARSLGQRRRESGSASPGDADWHDSRTDDAL, encoded by the coding sequence ATGGCGGACGAATCGACTGAGGCCGATGCCTCGGAGTTAGTCAACACGGTGTTCGAGACCGTCTCGGAGGACTGCCGCCGCTACGCGCTCTACGCCCTCTCCGAGTGGGGTGAGTCCGACCTCGAAACGCTGGCGACCGTGGTCGCGGGGTGGACGCAGGTGAACGCGAACTCGACCGCAGTGGTAACACCCGAGGACCGCGAAGCCGTTCTTGTGGCGCTCCACCACACCCATCTGCCGCGACTCGAACGCGAGGGGTTCGTCCGGTACGACCGGGAGACCGGCAGGGTCGAACTTGCCGAGGTGCCGGAACTGCTCGAAACCGTACTGGCGCGCTCGCTCGGCCAGCGACGGCGCGAATCCGGGTCGGCGTCGCCCGGCGACGCCGACTGGCACGACTCAAGGACCGACGATGCTCTGTGA
- a CDS encoding DUF7522 family protein: MANQPADLEDQLVSACRTAVGDELRSVTYFTEDDQDQLYLRGDLESDADLVGFADNERLGFHSQSLYDETELGEYQFTMRVFSHGYLTRVIVGDHGAFVTTDAMEMDRFKELASAMQSVLAEE; this comes from the coding sequence ATGGCCAACCAGCCAGCGGACCTCGAAGATCAACTCGTCAGCGCCTGTCGGACCGCCGTCGGCGACGAACTCCGTAGCGTGACGTACTTCACCGAGGACGACCAGGACCAACTCTACCTCCGCGGAGACCTCGAATCGGACGCCGACCTCGTGGGCTTCGCCGACAACGAGCGACTGGGCTTTCACTCCCAATCGCTGTACGACGAGACCGAACTCGGGGAGTACCAGTTCACGATGCGCGTGTTCAGCCACGGCTACCTCACGCGAGTCATCGTCGGCGACCACGGCGCGTTCGTCACTACCGACGCGATGGAGATGGACCGGTTCAAGGAACTCGCGTCGGCGATGCAGTCGGTCCTCGCCGAGGAGTAG
- the purF gene encoding amidophosphoribosyltransferase — translation MPNGRDAARSGSTENAQSGESDAASAGETAPDLSGPTEKCGVVGVSLEERDAARPLYYSLYALQHRGQESAGIVTHDGFQQHDHVEMGLVGDAFDQSDVESLRGSAGIGHVRYPTAGSVDKSCAQPFTVSFRSGALGLSHNGNLVNAEEVRNELAAEGHAFTSDGDTEVIAHDLARNLLEADLVRAVKRTMGRIHGSYSLTIMHDDTVLGVRDPEGNRPLCIGELDDGYVLASESAAIDTLDGELVRDVRPGELVVLQPNGEGFDSYQLFEREQTAHCFFEHVYFARPDSVIDDHLVYEVRRELGRKLWEESGIDTDVVMPVPDSGRAFAGGYAEAAQDDGATVEFAEGLMKNRYVGRTFIMPTQDERERAVRLKLNPIKSTVEGKTVTIIDDSIVRGTTSTQLVALLKDCGAEEVHMRVGAPPIVAPCYMGIDMATREELIAADKSVEEIREAIEADSLAYLSNEAVADALDSERADLCMGCVTGEYPYDIEGETTDRDVTRPEVGTPANADD, via the coding sequence ATGCCAAACGGCCGGGACGCGGCCCGAAGCGGTTCGACCGAGAACGCCCAGTCGGGGGAGTCAGATGCGGCCTCCGCGGGGGAGACGGCCCCGGACCTGTCGGGTCCGACCGAGAAGTGTGGCGTCGTCGGCGTCTCGCTCGAAGAGCGGGACGCCGCGCGCCCCCTCTACTACTCGCTGTACGCGCTCCAACATCGCGGACAGGAGTCGGCGGGAATCGTCACCCACGACGGGTTCCAACAGCACGACCACGTCGAGATGGGTCTCGTCGGCGACGCCTTCGACCAGTCGGACGTGGAGTCCCTGCGCGGGAGCGCGGGCATCGGCCACGTCCGGTACCCCACCGCGGGGAGCGTGGACAAGTCCTGCGCGCAACCGTTCACCGTCTCGTTCCGGAGCGGTGCCTTGGGCCTGAGTCACAACGGGAACCTCGTCAACGCCGAGGAGGTCCGCAACGAGTTGGCCGCGGAGGGCCACGCGTTCACCTCCGACGGCGACACCGAGGTCATCGCCCACGACCTCGCGCGCAACCTGCTGGAGGCCGACCTCGTGCGCGCCGTCAAGCGCACGATGGGTCGCATCCACGGGTCGTACTCGCTGACCATCATGCACGACGACACCGTGCTGGGGGTCCGAGACCCCGAGGGCAACCGCCCGCTCTGCATCGGCGAACTGGACGACGGCTACGTCCTCGCCAGCGAGTCGGCGGCCATCGACACCCTCGACGGCGAACTCGTCCGCGACGTGCGGCCGGGCGAACTCGTCGTCCTCCAACCGAACGGCGAGGGGTTCGACTCCTACCAACTGTTCGAGCGCGAGCAGACGGCCCACTGCTTTTTCGAACACGTCTACTTCGCGCGCCCGGACAGCGTCATCGACGACCACCTCGTCTACGAGGTCCGCCGCGAGTTGGGCCGTAAGCTCTGGGAGGAGAGCGGCATCGACACCGACGTGGTGATGCCCGTCCCCGACTCCGGGCGGGCCTTCGCTGGCGGGTACGCCGAGGCCGCCCAAGACGACGGCGCGACCGTCGAGTTCGCCGAGGGCCTGATGAAGAACCGCTACGTCGGCCGGACGTTCATCATGCCCACGCAGGACGAGCGCGAGCGCGCGGTCCGCCTCAAACTCAACCCTATCAAGTCCACCGTCGAAGGCAAGACCGTCACCATCATCGACGACTCCATCGTCCGCGGGACCACCTCGACGCAACTCGTCGCCCTGCTCAAGGACTGCGGCGCGGAGGAGGTCCACATGCGCGTCGGCGCGCCGCCCATCGTCGCGCCCTGCTACATGGGCATCGACATGGCGACCCGCGAGGAACTCATCGCGGCCGACAAATCCGTCGAGGAGATTCGGGAGGCCATCGAGGCAGACAGTCTCGCGTACCTCTCGAACGAGGCGGTCGCCGACGCCCTCGACAGCGAGCGCGCGGACCTCTGTATGGGGTGTGTCACGGGCGAGTACCCCTACGACATCGAGGGCGAGACGACCGACCGCGACGTGACCCGGCCCGAGGTCGGGACGCCCGCGAACGCGGACGACTGA
- a CDS encoding DUF420 domain-containing protein produces MQRFVERHVPAVTGLLTVVSLALVFAAALRVVPAGVLPRAPDAVLSAIPHVNAVISTVAFVVVGASWRAIRRGNVERHRKGMLAGVVLFAAFLALYLYRVALLGPTDFEGSAMVEQFVYYPILGVHILLAVVCIPLLYYVLLLALTRPVSELPATNHPRVGRVAASLWMTSFGLGVVVYLLLYL; encoded by the coding sequence ATGCAACGATTCGTCGAGCGCCACGTCCCCGCAGTGACCGGGTTACTGACCGTCGTCTCGCTCGCGCTGGTGTTCGCGGCCGCGCTCCGCGTCGTGCCCGCGGGCGTGCTCCCCCGAGCGCCCGACGCCGTACTGTCGGCCATCCCGCACGTCAACGCCGTCATCAGCACGGTCGCGTTCGTCGTCGTCGGGGCGTCGTGGCGCGCGATTCGGCGTGGTAACGTCGAGCGCCACCGCAAAGGCATGCTGGCGGGCGTCGTCCTGTTCGCGGCGTTTCTGGCCCTCTACCTCTATCGCGTCGCGCTCCTCGGACCGACCGACTTCGAGGGGTCCGCGATGGTCGAGCAGTTCGTCTACTACCCGATTCTGGGAGTTCACATCCTGCTCGCGGTGGTCTGTATCCCGCTTCTCTACTACGTCCTCCTGCTCGCGCTGACCCGGCCGGTCTCGGAACTCCCGGCGACGAACCATCCGCGGGTGGGTCGAGTCGCGGCCTCGCTGTGGATGACTTCGTTCGGACTCGGCGTCGTCGTGTACCTGCTGTTGTATCTCTAG
- a CDS encoding ribbon-helix-helix protein, CopG family — MHQDHLDMESITLELSEEELDEIDDIAFADHRDNREAAIRELLDRWLKERGASASEGTETEKSEPNA; from the coding sequence ATGCATCAGGACCACCTCGACATGGAGTCGATCACGCTCGAACTCTCCGAGGAGGAACTCGACGAAATCGACGACATCGCGTTCGCCGACCACCGAGACAACCGCGAGGCCGCGATACGCGAACTCCTCGACAGGTGGCTGAAAGAGCGCGGAGCGTCGGCGTCCGAGGGGACAGAAACTGAGAAATCGGAGCCGAACGCGTGA
- a CDS encoding LSM domain-containing protein: MSGRPLDVLEASLQEEVTVQLKGGEEYEGILTGYDQHMNLVLEDTEEEDTTIIRGDNLVSINP, from the coding sequence ATGAGTGGACGACCGCTCGACGTACTGGAAGCCTCTTTGCAAGAAGAGGTTACGGTGCAATTGAAAGGCGGCGAGGAGTACGAGGGCATTCTCACTGGCTACGACCAGCACATGAATCTTGTGCTGGAAGACACCGAGGAGGAAGACACAACCATTATACGCGGCGATAACCTCGTTTCGATCAACCCATGA